The genome window TCTACTAAATTTACTTCGTATGAATCAACATCTTGCTTTACATAACCTACGTTTACACCTTTAAAATGTGTATTTAAAAATTCTTGAGCTTTTTGAGGTAAAGCACTTGGACTAACGATCATATCCGCAAACATAGAACTTGCACAAACTAAACTAGCTAACATTAATTTCATTTTCATTTTTTCTCCTTTAAATTAAAAAGTTGAAAGAATGATATTAAACGCTTGTGAAATTTATGTGAATTTTTTAATTTTTAAATCCTACGACTTTGTTTTTATCAAATGATGATTCTATTTCCTTTTCGATAGTTTGTAAAAAATCACTCATTTTAAACACACCATCTTTAGAAATAGCTGCTTTTAGCGCTGTATTTTTTACCACCATTACAATTTGCGCTCCACTTAATTCATATGAAGCTAGATTAGCCAGATTAAACATATCATCAAAAATAGCATTTTTAGGCAGGGCTTTTTGCCATATCATTAAGCGTTGCTCGTGGTTTGGTTTTTTAAATTCTATTTTATAGTCAAATCTTCTTGAAAAAGCCACATCTAAACTTTCTAAAAAATTAGTTGTAGCTATTATAACCCCGCTAAAACGCTCAATTTGCTCTAAAAAGATATTTTGCATTTGATTGTGCATTTTATCTGCACCAGCACTACTTTCTACCCTTGTGCTTAAAAACTGATCAGCCTCATTTAAAAGCAAAATAGGACTTTGTTTACTTGTTTGACAAAGCTCTTTATAGGTGTCAAAAATTTTTCTTACATTTTGCTCACTCTCGCCTACATATTTGCTTAAAATTTTAGAACAATCAAAACTTAAAATCGATTTTTTCATCGCCTTTGCCATACTTAAAGCACTCATAGTCTTGCCTGTACCTGCAGGACCATAAAAGATAATCTTAGCTTCTATGTTTTTATTGGTCTTAATACCCCATTTATTTAGTCTTTCTAAAACTTTTTTATCCTGTTGTTTTAGTATGCTTTCTAGCAAATCCTTAGTGCTTTGTGGCATGATCACATCGTCTATATTGATATTTGGTTCAATCAGTTCAAATATATCCTGACTTTTTACTAAATTTTGCAATTTAATTTTTTTATTTTTCTTTGGCTCTTTAAAGTTAATGATTCTTTGTAGGATATCATCACTTAAATAAAATATCTTAGTTATATCCCCTAAAGAATTCACAAACTCATCATACTCTAAGAGATTAGAACTTAACAACTTAGAATCTTCTTCCAATAAAGCTTTATTTTCTTCTTTTTGCGTATCATTTTCACTAATTAAGTGCAATAAAAAATTATAATCTCTGCTATAAGAATTTTCTGTATTAAGCAAGTATTCTTCTTTTAGCAAACTAATAAATATCAAACATTCTTTATCATTTAAAGCATACTCTTTAAAAATCTCTGCTAAAACATTAGAAATTTTACTTTTTTTCAATCGCTCTTTAATGTATGATTCAAACACTGCTATATCTTTTTTTATGCTTTTGCTTTGGTTGCTTTTTGCAAAAAAACGCAGTCTTTGATAAAGTTCGATTTTAAAAAATTCATCTTTTAAATACGCAATATGATCTTCATAAATTGCATCTTGCATATAATCTTGTATGGTTTTATTTTCTAAAACCTGCAAGAAAACTTCGCCCAAACTCACATCACACTGTAATAAATTTAAAAGTAAACTAGAGTTTTTACTCGCTTTAAAATCAGAAAAAATTTGAACTATAAAACCCTTCTCTATAAGACTTTTAAGATCTTTTAAATGATCTAAATACTCATATTCATCATTTTTAAAAACTTCACTAAGAAGACTATAAACATTCATACTCACACTAGCTTGTAGATAATTTTTACACAAGTGCTTTAGTATTAAAATTTCATCTTCACTACATTGTAAGTTTTTATAAATAGCGCTTTTAAAAGTATCGTTG of Campylobacter sp. 2014D-0216 contains these proteins:
- a CDS encoding ATP-binding protein, which codes for MKDLKLFLNDTFKSAIYKNLQCSEDEILILKHLCKNYLQASVSMNVYSLLSEVFKNDEYEYLDHLKDLKSLIEKGFIVQIFSDFKASKNSSLLLNLLQCDVSLGEVFLQVLENKTIQDYMQDAIYEDHIAYLKDEFFKIELYQRLRFFAKSNQSKSIKKDIAVFESYIKERLKKSKISNVLAEIFKEYALNDKECLIFISLLKEEYLLNTENSYSRDYNFLLHLISENDTQKEENKALLEEDSKLLSSNLLEYDEFVNSLGDITKIFYLSDDILQRIINFKEPKKNKKIKLQNLVKSQDIFELIEPNINIDDVIMPQSTKDLLESILKQQDKKVLERLNKWGIKTNKNIEAKIIFYGPAGTGKTMSALSMAKAMKKSILSFDCSKILSKYVGESEQNVRKIFDTYKELCQTSKQSPILLLNEADQFLSTRVESSAGADKMHNQMQNIFLEQIERFSGVIIATTNFLESLDVAFSRRFDYKIEFKKPNHEQRLMIWQKALPKNAIFDDMFNLANLASYELSGAQIVMVVKNTALKAAISKDGVFKMSDFLQTIEKEIESSFDKNKVVGFKN